Below is a window of Malania oleifera isolate guangnan ecotype guangnan chromosome 1, ASM2987363v1, whole genome shotgun sequence DNA.
AGTTtgatctttattttattttttgaaaaagaattctgatttaaaaaaaaaaaaagaagaaataatgTCGCAAACTAATAATAATTTAAGCATCAGAAATTGTATTTTGTGATGCACTCACATGTGTCACCAATTCCTTAGAAATAATGCTAACATAAAAGTAATCATCTGTGATGTTTTTAGAAAATTGCAGTTAAGTTGTCACAATAATCAATAATTGATACATGCATATATCTTACCTCATGATTGAATGGAATAAAATAACAATAAGTGGAGGTTGAATGGAAGGCAAATTAAGCCTGTAGCGATAAATTGATTAGTAGTAGAGATTGAAGGATTGGGCAAGGCATTCTCATAATGGTGAATTGTTTGCCATAGAAGAGAAAAGAATGAGCAAGagaaaaaaaacattaaatgttaTGTATATAACTTATACACCttaatgtttttcttttcttttcttttatgttCATTAGTTTTTGTTAggatcggaggagcccatgggtgggcttgatacacatggctgaacaccaacttgaccctcCTCTCAAGTTGGTATTTagtcatgtgtatcaagcccacccatgggctcctctggtcctaacaagtggtatcagagccgacggttcataACTCTCGGTGAGCGACATTATAAAAGTCGAGTCTTgaagctaattctcttgacgtgcttacagttggagaattgggcttactctTAGAATGGAAATGATTTATGTTCAAGGGGGagcggttggaactcacaagtgagggggagattgttgagaattctacttgtgagcttgtcccacattgaaaaattagagtggatgatgggtgcttatgtaacgacctgcttaattttcaccctttttttttaaataataataacataccaACATAATAaattcagcagatcataatcaatctgaacccgtgggtaccagggatataacagaaacacaaaacggaagcctaaacagcagaaaacataaaatcataatatcataaacctAATATCATTTGTCTCCATACTAGAGTTACTATATccactatatttatatacacattcCAAAAAGAATCCTAGAGCCTCTCCTCACCAAATCCATTTGGCCCTAAAAAATACTTACCATTTAGAAAGGGCAGGTCAACTGTATCTATTTCAGCAAAACTTTATCAGCTCTCCTAGCacgggctcctgaaaagttcatataatttggggtgagacacctctcagtaagggaaataaactaatattagtatgtaacaacatgagcatttatgtgatatacatataatcatttacataacataaccagtaaaaccgTATGTATCatttctggaaaaaaaaaaaaaacatgtacaatCATAGCATAGCAAAACATACAAaattttcatagcataattcatctcgtatcaatataatacaaaaacaatcctagtaTGTTAGcaggctgttgtcatgtattgcccctaaatgactgggttgtgtggcccgaaggcgggacctgataatggttggccaaccactaccaagtcaaaagtatagtctgtaagtccgatgagtCTTCCAAACTTGGTCCGTACATTAGGGGCGTCTACACtccttaaaaccacatcaactattcGTCCTCACACTACTCCGTATAGTAACGTTAAcgcaatatcatgatgatcatgaacacatagcagcggtaccgtgcaagtgctagcctaaatcaagccaacaggttctgataacgtataacatataatcaaattgtgatacatgaatatttcatactataattgtcaaatcaatatcatcacatcattttgtatatttatatatataccatgAAAATCATTGACCCGTACgctggcatttcatattttaccatagttcggctcatacgccggtaaatcatatccatagctcgcccgtacgccaatttttcattataaaaatccatatcattatcatattcacaGAAACCAGTATTATCGTAAATTCTACTTATgtcacacaaaatgggtattatgtatattcaGAAAATATCATCAtattcaacagtattttccaacataatatatatatatatatatatatatacatatattttcttgaaatcaaatgttataaaattatacttatattttcataaaacaattagtttagtttatccctttacctgattcctaaaaagcccctaaaaaaattgtaatgacctgctatttatttaccagttttttttttttattactataaaaatttataatgttttgataccaaattgaattaaaccaaaccatcaacctaagtagcaagaagctgaattcatataaacacaatcaagagaATATACAATACGAGAATGCTAAAATGTtcaccaaaatatacatatatgactgtttcccaaaataccctcaactgggctacgactatacataaatactcctaAAAATACTCACTTGATTGACAAGAcggtactgaagcccctctacttgcgagcttgatatgctcgcctacctggatcatctgaaaaatgttaaagtaatagaaTGAGCCAAggttcagtaagatgaaatatgttattactagtgagtggcaaataagttacaatactAAAAAGATATGTttgtatataatcatgtataactgaatctgtaaatatagtacaaataatataaccaccacctttcccatgttacttaacatatctgtattttaggtttctatacataatacttttagtatagatatacatatattccctgtttctttgaaattgtacatacataataatagctaaaaacttccctggatggataactatatgtcatgatttaacccctcatgataagattgtgtggcccgtaggcagtgtgacgacctgcttaatttcacatttttttttatattacaaaatcacaaaactcaactcagcagatcataattcgCTCGGactcatgggtaccagggatacatcagaacacgcAACGGAAgtttaagcagcaggaaacatacaatcacaatattataaatacgaaaacattcattacattaccataaataccagtcactatatccactgtatttcagtatatacatcccaaaaacaaaatctagggacattttccacaaaatccaactgtccctactaaaacttacccttcaaaaagggcagacaaacagcactagatcagcggggattttctcgctctcctatctggggctcctgaaaagtttataaaattttgggatgagacatctctcagtaagggaaataaactaataccagtgtgtggcaacatgagtattatgtgttatacatataccatacagaatatattcagtaactattttttcaaatttgggaaaacatatatattatcaaaacatgacaaaacatactacattttcataaacatatttcatctcatataataataataatacaaaaacattcctagtaggttagttggctgttgtcatgtattacccccacatgactgggttgtgtggcccgaaggcgggacctgacaatggttggtcgaccactgccaagtcaaaagtacagcgtgtaagtttgatgggtctacctgacctagtccgtacaccaagggcgctcacacacttcttaaaatcacatcgaccatccaatatcacaccactccgtacagcggcgttaacataaatatcatgatcatgaagaccatgaacacatagcaacggtaccgtgcaaatgctagTTTAGACCAAACCaatcaggttttgatatcatataacatatactgaaactgtgatacatggatatctcatagcattaattatcagatcaatcatatcattttgcatatttacgtatatcatgaaaaatcattggcccatacgtcggtatttcacattttaccataactcggcccgtacgctggcaaatcatagcacagcctatacactggcaaatcatttccataactcggtccgtacgccggcaaatcatacacatagctcggcccatacgccagcaaatatatcaaaatctcggcccacacgccgatttttcattataaaaatccgtatcattcacattcccataaacagtattttataacaatttttactcatactacactaaataggtttttcatatattcaacataccatcatttttaacagtgttttctcaaatataaatcatatatataaatatatttactttcctgaaatcaaatgctatatatacatacattttcttaaaagaactagcttaatttattcccttacctgatttctgaaaagcccctaagaaagtTTGTCtcgcactcgcagggttccccgttcaacaccctaaaaatggaatttcctagaactaaagttcagtattcctACGTGTACTATGCTTCCTTCAaatgtcaaaaatccaaatattgagtaaaatgtcttaccttggatttgggatgatttccacctcagtcccaccgacgatccgcttcggtagacttgcagagaactttctcaggagcgtcatggtggcttcagatcgtcgaatcggtgaaaatccagcccgaaatcaaagagagaaggaagagaaaccatgtgaggagagagagagagatattcgGTGCAAgaaaatgaagtgaaaatcacgtttaaccctatttatactgcgggattcgtcgacgagccacgtcacctcatcgacgagtcctgtagaaagttcatcgacgaactccaaccctcgtcaacgaatttcaggcttccaaaaatctctcttggtatcttctcgtcgacgaatcctatcctcgtcgacgggctcctgttataccctcgttgacgagtcccctgtattcgccGACGAGGAAGTGAAAAATTCCTCGAGATTATCatttccaaaatgcaacatcgtcgatgaagttgactgcctccttctattttcggtttccatttccctttatttttattatttaaatatcattattcttcaggtcgttacaggcgggatctatcctgactggccgaccaggataaaccactatactccattagtctgatcagccctcctcaacccatatctgatggggagcctgtccactcgtgggcatTTGATTgacctacttaccacgtattatctaaataggtggttacactctatactgtatgtagcaacgaTACTGTgatctgtaaactgtatctgtaaactgtatctgtaatggtccatcagggtctgatactatataatacatctctatataaaactatctgttttaccatgattttgtaataactgtatcaaccatgatgttgtgataaactgtatctatatcaactgtatttctgaaatgaactgtaaaactgtatgtcatggtactataaactgtatgatcatagtattctgtaattactataaaacatatccactgtttGTATATTGTgtaaacataactctgaaaaatactgtaaaacatattctctGTCTGTATATTCGGTAGagcaaaattctaaaaatactatacATCAAGTTGCTGTtccatatccatattctcatgtcacacagtagTTTAAAACACCTTAAACATAAAGATAAACTGCATAaattcctgctgtgaataataatatggtaaaatatatataattttatactaaaatcatactcgTATagcctagcatagtatatttcccttaccttatctctgaaagtTCCTACTATACTCTGGTCCTATattcgcagggttctccactcaataccctaaaaacgacattcctcagaacaaaacattactatttctacgtctacaacatttcctacaactactggaaagtcaaatttcaacaaaaatgccttaccctgaatctgggatgaaatccaacttcgtcccactgatgatctactccagcagactaggagagaactttcccaaaagcgtcgtgatggcctcaaattgtcgatccggtgactaatggagccaaaatagaagagagaggAGGGAAAGACCgtaaaaaaggagagagagagtgttccaCCGACTTTTCTGCGTGAAAAACTGAGTTTATCACTATCTATACtgcgggcttcgtcgacgagccacatcatctcgttgacgaggtccagaaggaggttcgtcgacgaatactatctcctcgttgacgaaattcaaaatttgaaaaacaatcactcggtattttctcgttgacgaaatgcttcttcgtcgatgaggtcctcatgtaccctcgtcaacaaatcccctatgtttgtcgacgaggccctaggaaaaattcttgggttattacatcccaaagtgtaACGTCATCGATGAACGCTCTGCTGGcttcttctgtttttgtttctgtttccctctctctttattatttaaatatcattattctttgggtcattacaaaaatggtcctgcacccgcagggtttctcattcaacaccctgaaaatgagaTTTCActgaactaaactttagtatttctacgtgtactgcattttctacaactgtaggaaagactaaatactgaataaaagccttaccttgaatctgcGATGGATTCCAAACTCGTCCCACTagcgatccactccagtagatatgcagagaacttctccaaaagtgtcgtggtggctttagatcatcgaatCGGCAAAAGATCAgctcgaaatcctagagagaatgatgggaaaccgaagaggagagagaaaatgcaAATTATGCGTGAGTTTTTGACCAAAAATgaagattttgcctatttatacactgacctacgtcgacgagccacgtcacaccgtcgacgaggtcaagaagacagttcgtcgacgaactctctcctcgtcaaagaaattcagaatcacccaaaatcCTGTCTCAGTATTTTTTCATCGACAAAGCACaccctcatcaacgagcccaaTATGTCACGTCCCCCTTTTAATTCCCTTttctccctttcttttattatttaaatattataatttctctggaTAACCAcaacttatatacatggttgagcccaagacccaatagacttaaacttttgggtcaagttagtgttcacccatgtgtatcaagtccaccgAAGCCCACCCATGGACTTCTCCGATCCCATTTCCACCAAACTAAAGCGTACCAATTCAATCGAACTAATTGCAACTTGATTTTATTGGTACGAAGATATAGATATGATAATTCTCCAAGAGTATGTTTCACAAGGAAGCATTTTCACAAGAATCTTAGCTTTAATTTGGGAGCATAAAGTCTAAACATCCAATTTGGGATAGGATAAATTTAAATAGAcatagtaaaaaaaatttatagttgTGGTTTCtagtggaaaataattttaattttcacttgCAGTTTTTCGAGAGATGATAAAAATGCCAcgattttttcaattttctataatttatataaaaaatttagaaaacaacTTTTACCCTATATTTGGAGAGGTCTTAGATTTAgattgtattggatttggataaagtTCCAAATTCAcgcaattctaaatttaagatccGGAATTTATGCTCCCAACCACAGCATTCAAGCTTTTCTTTAAGATCCATTTcgatcaagaattttatttgagggaaagaaatgaaaaataatatatgaagGAAATTTATCTATATCAACCACtattaaaaatagaaattttattctaaaataattaaaaattaagaaaaatcaaatactaatgatgtgtgaaatcaaatttttgttcattatttaatttttttcttcttcacttTCCTAGgtaatcaaacataaaaaattaattttctttttgcatttgttctttcttttctttaatgTTTTTCAAGATGGCTCCCTACAAATATTGCAAAACTACAAAATAAGGTTGGCATTTTCATAATTGTTTACGGTATGtctggatcaaggattttgttcagaaaaagaaaatagaaaaaaataaggaaatttatttttcattatattttatttcaaatttaaataatattaaaaataaatatttattctaGTATGATTTTTAAACTGAAGAAAAAATAATTGCTTATGatgtacaaaataaaaattttattcattaattttttctttattatttttctcattcTCCTTGATAACTATGTAAAAATAGATTCcttcaaatttttcttttcttttcctttccctaatattttcaAGTTCCAAATGAGAGTTTATAGAACTAAAAAAGGAAATTACAATTGTTTATCACAACTAAACAAatgttttatttttcaaataaacataaataaaagaCTCAAACTCCATGCTCGTATAAACTTAGGTAATGTTTTGAATCATGAATTTCAGACCTtggttttatatttgaatttgaataaatttcaatacaattttatattatattttattcaaatctaatacaaGTCGAGACCCAACACTCTTCCAAATGTAGGCTTAATTTAAAGCTACTTGCATATGCCATGGTGTTCAATGACATGTAATTGGAAATGaacatcatttaaaaaaaaaaaaactcacctaAATTTCGACCAAACTGCCTGTTCACCTAAATTCTTCCAACGCAACTTTGTAATTGGGTGGCGTGTGTGAAGAATACAAGGGCTAAGATCTTCACGAAGTCTTTGAAATAGTAGCTAAACTGTTGTTGGGAGGGTGAGCTAACAAAATGCTTCCCCGCCATCCCCCATCTAAACCTCAATCACATTCCCACAATTCATTCTGCATTCATTCTCTATAAATAGGCCTGAGCACCTGCTTTAATTCCTGTCACTACCTTGCATTAACTCAACAAAAGCTAGCTCTCTTTCTATACGGCGGCTTAAGCACTTGCCAAACAATGGCTGCCTCCAGGCATTTTTTCATTCTTACCCTGATTATGACATTGTCACTGTTAGGCATCAATACGAGCTTCGCTGCTCGTCACCTTCTCGACACCCCCGAACCAGCTGCGACACCCCCACCAGCGCCAACGCTGCCCACAATTCCTTCTCTTCCGAATCCAGTTGCAATTCCTCCGTTGCCCGCAATGCCAACGCTGCCCAAAGCAACATTGCCACCATTGCCAACTACCATGCCAACATTGCCAACTGCCCCAACTCTGCCAAAGCCCACAGCATTGCCACCTTTGCCAAACACCCAGTTCCCTACTTTGCCAAATGTTCCAACAGTACTCCCCACACTGCCCACAACACTACCAAAGGTGACGTTACCTCCATTACCTGCTACAACAGGACTTCCCTCAATTCCAACTACAATTCCCACAAACATTCCAACCACAATTCCAACTACAATTCCAGGAATTCCTTTCCTTTCTCCACCTCCATCAACCACTAGCCCTTGAGGCATGCATCTTACTTCCAGCTTTTATTCTTTATCTCTGCTTCAGACTGGCTGCTTTGGGTTACTACCTTGAAGTGCTTTTGAATGCATGCATTGGTGTGTTGTGGGAGACCACGGAATTCTCCGTGATTCTTAATATTATTCTTTGGATGGGTTTGAGTGTGTCCACATGTATTTGTTGCCTTAGTTAGGGTTCGGAACCTTTTAAGTGTGTCTCATGCACACTGCAGTTgcttttctccttttcttcttttatctttttttgtttatatatgtacTTACATTAATTTTTTAGTGCGCACCCATTGCTGCTTTGTTGCTCCTATAAATTCccataaatcttttttttttttgattaaatatggacttttatttattttgtgatgaatcaatTTCAagtgttttttttaataaaaaaggaCTCAAGAGTTTATTCCTAACATATCTTCAATTTAATGACTCTGATAAAGAAAGAAAGGACCCAATATTGCTCCAGTGATAAATTCATGACTGTTGAAAGGcgtgctaataataataataataataataataataataataataataataataataataaagggggAAAAGTTGCAACACAAGATTTGGAGCACAACACTTCCATCTTGGAGGTTTTGTTGTGCAAACCTAGTGAACCTCCATGACGcaaccaaccaaaaaaaaaacaggtGGGAAGTCGACATGGTAAGGAATGATGAAAAAAAATACCTAGAAGTTTTCTGGACAAAAATCTCCCTTAGTAGGAACAAAGGGTCCTAGTTAGAATCATTTTCAAGAAGAATGAGGCGAGTGAGGTGTTCTTCAACACAAGATACTAGGACAAaaaatatatcataatcaaatcaCATGCTTGAGAACACTTTTTCAATTTTCCTTCTTGAACATTTATCATCAAGGAACCTAAAACTTACAATGTTTAGGTGACAAGAAAAAAGATAATTTACTAAGGGTGCATTCAATTGgggaaaatttgaaagaaaagacGAGAAAAAAATAGTTTCTTTCCACTTCGCTTATTTGATTCGCACGGTAACTCAAaatagagaagaagaaaaaaaagtgaGGGATTAAATATGTGAAGTCCAAAGTTTCTCATTAATGAactaaaacctaaaaaaaaaaaaatgaggtggGATAAAAAGTGAGTCAATtcaagttcctatgtaataagtAGCGACCCcttttcactatttttttttttttcaaaattttttggatGAAACTTATAATTCGGCATGACATTATTGTCCATTTGTTAAGCCCTAAATGGTAAGGTCTGAGCTTCACTCAATGACTAAattataacaacaataaaaaaggACAGTCTGGTGTACAAAGTTCTCGTGTATGACTAAATTATAATGCAagagaaaaatttaaatattaaatatcaaattaATAGCAAGCCTAAATTATAACCTGATAATTGGTATAATGAAACAAAACACATTAAGAttgaaatggaatgaaaaatatGTTGTATTATAGAGGACCAATTTCATAACTTTCTTGCATACCAAACAAATCATAAGAGTGAAAAGTAAATTTCAgtctatattttttcttttttcatcaaAATGCTAAGATGCTTTAGTTTGATGTGTCTGTGTAAATAaatccaagtttttttttttaatatatagaaaacttcaatattttaatcaaatgcAAAAAAGTAAACATAACAACCAAATCACATGTTTTCTAGAGGCATTTGATGAGATGCATCTTGTATTGATTTCtttaatcatttaatattttGGAACTAAAATATTTTCACTCAATAAAGAATACCACACaatcttttatatttttcaatattgTCAAAACATCAAATATACATATAACCTTATGATAAAATGCGGTCCTCGTGTCTGTGTCtatatatgataaatatttgATAGGTATCTAAAGAATGTTTGAAAAGGGTCGAGATAAAATGCTACATAGATACAAGTATACAACCACCCTTTCACAAAATGGATGATTTTTAAACTATCGATTTGCAATTGCATAATTTTAAGCAAAACTAATATGAATGCATACTCTGTTTTGTTGAATTTCATATAATTACAAATACAATTAAATTTCATGCTCCTAAACGCAATGCAAAAAAGTTGCATTTGGCAAGGGTTTCAATAGTAATTTAAATTAGAAATGAAATTCTACCACAAAtccaaaaactcaatttttaaatTACACAAACGAGCGAGTTTACTAGAGTCTAAAGAGTTCtgtatttttaaaaaacttataTGCTCCAATCTATCTACTCAAAAGTGCTAGAGGACTCTATGTTTCGTTTCGCACAATTTTTAGATTTTCCTAACTATTGTTCGAATGAGGCAATGGGAGGTAAATTGTGGGTAATGTGGAATGagcatgatgattttgaaataatgaGTATGTCAAATCAAATGATCACGGGATGGGTGATCTTAAATGGGACAAAAGTGCTTGTCACCTTTGTTTTTGCAAAATGCTCCTTTATGAGCGTAGGCGtctttggaaagatttagaagtTCTACAAGTAGTGTTGAATCCTTGGATTGTTGTGGGGGACTTTAACATTATTTAGGAAGATGGGGAACGAATTGAGGGGCAACCTAGACCTTTGGCTGCTATGGAGGGGTTTAATAAATGTTTAAACAATAGTGGTGTTGTTGATTTAAAATATCACGGTGGGCATATGTCCTGGTTTAATGAGCATGTTAGTCCGACTAGGAGATGGGCGAACCTTGACCGGGCTCTTGTGAATGTTTTGCTTATTAATCGTTTTCAAACTGTTAGGCTAGAATACTTGGCAAGGAAGACGTCAGACCACAAACCTATACTGATACACTTCTCAAatcactcaacaagatatgagtCACCTCCTTTTAGGTATCAAAATATGTGGAGTTCccatgaaattttttttccttttatacaaTAGATTTGGATGGAACCAGTTCAGGTTTCGGGCATGTGTAAGTTGGTTGCTAAGCTCAAAAAGGCTAAAGTTGCTTTAAAAATGTGGAATGTAGAGGTCTTTGGTCGAGTGGACCTTAATATCAAGGACTTAGAGAATCGAATGATAGACCTGGAGGAGCAGTTACAAAAAGGATATAGTCAGGAGGTGGAGATAGACTTCCTAGTTACAAAATGTGAACTGGGTTGTTGGAAAAAAGAGAGGAAACACATGTTACTCAACTTGCGAAGAAGCGATGATTGGTGGAGGGTGATCAAAATTCTAAGTTTTTTCATGCGGCTATTAATCAAAAAAAGGAATTCTTTGATGATTAACTCTACGGTCTTAGAGGACGGTACGATTCTGTTGTCCCCCAAGGAGATTCATGAAGGTGTAATTAAGCATTTTCAAAAATTTCTCAGAACAATCTACTAGAGCATTACCTGATTTGAACCAGCTTATCTCTATGGAGATATCGGATGAAGAAAATGAGTATTTGGTCAAAGATCCTTCGAAAATGGAGCTGAAAACATCTCTAAATTCTATCTCAAAAGATAGTAGTCTAGAACTCAATGGT
It encodes the following:
- the LOC131166567 gene encoding uncharacterized protein LOC131166567; translation: MPQGLVVDGGGERKGIPGIVVGIVVGMFVGIVVGIEGSPVVAGNGGNVTFGSVVGSVGSTVGTFGKVGNWVFGKGGNAVGFGRVGAVGNVGMVVGNGGNVALGSVGIAGNGGIATGFGREGIVGSVGAGGGVAAGSGVSRR